In Lycium ferocissimum isolate CSIRO_LF1 chromosome 11, AGI_CSIRO_Lferr_CH_V1, whole genome shotgun sequence, a single genomic region encodes these proteins:
- the LOC132038439 gene encoding ethylene-responsive transcription factor ERF117-like: MKSQKRTLKNSSVRLFPGVRKRKSGKFCAEIKHPVNKKRIWLGTFITAEAAYEIYKCKKLEFEELVKAKSAKKGQKIQESSSSNDSLMDVVGNKDSLNGVEEKNNLFAKEKQESCSTNSSNKDEEKINLFDEELLVGQWVQIGEDKEVKISLKFGVPIVDNYGFLLGEFSALDDLSICM; the protein is encoded by the coding sequence ATGAAATCACAAAAAAGAACACTAAAGAACTCTTCTGTCAGATTGTTTCCTGGTGTTCGTAAGAGAAAAAGTGGGAAATTTTGTGCTGAAATCAAACACCCAGTTAACAAGAAAAGAATTTGGTTGGGTACTTTCATTACTGCTGAAGCAGCTTATGAAATTTACAAGTGTAAGAAGCTTGAATTTGAAGAACTAGTGAAGGCCAAAAGTGCAAAAAAGGGCCagaaaattcaagaatcatCTTCTAGTAATGATTCATTAATGGATGTTGTTGGAAATAAAGATTCATTAAATGGGGTTGAAGAAAAGAACAATCTTTTTgcaaaggaaaaacaagaatCTTGTTCTACAAATTCATCAAATAAGGATGAAGAAAAAATCAATCTTTTTGATGAAGAGTTGTTGGTGGGGCAGTGGGTACAAATTGGAGAGgataaagaagttaaaatttcatTGAAATTTGGGGTTCCAATTGTTGATAATTATGGGTTTTTGTTGGGTGAATTTAGTGCACTGGATGACCTTAGTATATGCATGTGA